A region from the Arachis ipaensis cultivar K30076 chromosome B01, Araip1.1, whole genome shotgun sequence genome encodes:
- the LOC107619306 gene encoding F-box/kelch-repeat protein At3g06240-like isoform X1 codes for MASLNKKVSPSNVNLPNDLVLNILSRLPVKSLKRFSCVQKSWANLLEDPHFVDMYYENLTSKTRDSCLLLNQHVPNTVESNLFSLFGERYENRVKFDWPSPFHQDNETVIVVGSCVNGTICLQQVSMIDTTTSIKVLLWTPKTKEFKVVPPSLTAEPELRFQITITGFGYDHVTDDYKLIQNVLVHALNNDYAEVNPPLPGQFWQIYSVKSNCWRNLDLEMTCDVFPQSVGLAVYLNGVCHWLAIEDNNQEPYDTEVLLVSFDMSSEMFVTTPISRYNHHDFCDRYLVVLKESVAVISTFEDNNCFDVSILGEAGVKESWVKLFTVGLPTCVDHPIGAGKNGDIFFRKYDGELVWYDFSSKTIKEIGIKGEFCYSQTVIL; via the coding sequence ATGGCTTCATTGAATAAGAAGGTTAGTCCTAGTAATGTTAATTTACCTAATGATCTTGTACTAAACATTCTGTCAAGATTGCCTGTGAAATCTTTGAAGCGATTTAGTTGCGTGCAAAAATCTTGGGCAAATTTACTTGAGGATCCTCATTTCGTCGACATGTATTATGAGAATTTAACTTCTAAAACCCGTGATTCATGTCTCCTCCTGAATCAACATGTACCAAATACTGTTGAAAGTAATTTGTTTTCACTTTTTGGAGAGAGGTATGAGAACAGAGTCAAATTTGATTGGCCATCTCCATTTCATCAGGATAACGAAACAGTTATAGTTGTTGGCTCTTGTGTTAATGGTACAATTTGTCTCCAGCAAGTCTCTATGATAGACACAACCACCAGCATCAAAGTATTATTATGGACCCCGAAAACTAAGGAATTTAAGGTTGTTCCTCCTTCTCTTACTGCTGAGCCTGAACTACGGTTTCAGATAACAATCACTGGTTTTGGTTATGATCATGTGACGGATGACTATAAGCTAATTCAAAATGTGCTTGTACATGCATTAAATAATGATTATGCAGAAGTAAATCCACCTCTTCCTGGTCAATTTTGGCAAATTTATAGTGTAAAAAGTAATTGTTGGAGGAACCTTGATCTTGAAATGACATGTGATGTGTTTCCACAATCAGTCGGTCTAGCTGTGTACTTGAACGGAGTATGCCATTGGTTGGCCATTGAAGATAATAATCAAGAGCCATATGACACAGAAGTGTTACTTGTGTCATTTGACATGAGCAGTGAGATGTTTGTTACTACACCGATCAGTCGATATAACCATCATGATTTTTGTGATAGATATTTGGTGGTGCTCAAAGAATCTGTTGCTGTAATTTCAACGTTTGAAGATAATAATTGCTTTGACGTATCAATTTTGGGTGAAGCTGGTGTTAAGGAATCATGGGTCAAACTTTTCACCGTTGGCCTGCCAACTTGTGTTGATCATCCTATTGGTGCTGGGAAGAATGGTGACATATTCTTCAGAAAATATGATGGTGAGTTGGTTTGGTATGATTTTAGCAGCAAGACGATTAAGGAAATTGGTATCAAGGGAGAGTTTTGTTACAGCCAAACTGTAATATTGTGA
- the LOC107619306 gene encoding F-box/kelch-repeat protein At3g06240-like isoform X2 produces MASLNKKDNETVIVVGSCVNGTICLQQVSMIDTTTSIKVLLWTPKTKEFKVVPPSLTAEPELRFQITITGFGYDHVTDDYKLIQNVLVHALNNDYAEVNPPLPGQFWQIYSVKSNCWRNLDLEMTCDVFPQSVGLAVYLNGVCHWLAIEDNNQEPYDTEVLLVSFDMSSEMFVTTPISRYNHHDFCDRYLVVLKESVAVISTFEDNNCFDVSILGEAGVKESWVKLFTVGLPTCVDHPIGAGKNGDIFFRKYDGELVWYDFSSKTIKEIGIKGEFCYSQTVIL; encoded by the exons ATGGCTTCATTGAATAAGAAG GATAACGAAACAGTTATAGTTGTTGGCTCTTGTGTTAATGGTACAATTTGTCTCCAGCAAGTCTCTATGATAGACACAACCACCAGCATCAAAGTATTATTATGGACCCCGAAAACTAAGGAATTTAAGGTTGTTCCTCCTTCTCTTACTGCTGAGCCTGAACTACGGTTTCAGATAACAATCACTGGTTTTGGTTATGATCATGTGACGGATGACTATAAGCTAATTCAAAATGTGCTTGTACATGCATTAAATAATGATTATGCAGAAGTAAATCCACCTCTTCCTGGTCAATTTTGGCAAATTTATAGTGTAAAAAGTAATTGTTGGAGGAACCTTGATCTTGAAATGACATGTGATGTGTTTCCACAATCAGTCGGTCTAGCTGTGTACTTGAACGGAGTATGCCATTGGTTGGCCATTGAAGATAATAATCAAGAGCCATATGACACAGAAGTGTTACTTGTGTCATTTGACATGAGCAGTGAGATGTTTGTTACTACACCGATCAGTCGATATAACCATCATGATTTTTGTGATAGATATTTGGTGGTGCTCAAAGAATCTGTTGCTGTAATTTCAACGTTTGAAGATAATAATTGCTTTGACGTATCAATTTTGGGTGAAGCTGGTGTTAAGGAATCATGGGTCAAACTTTTCACCGTTGGCCTGCCAACTTGTGTTGATCATCCTATTGGTGCTGGGAAGAATGGTGACATATTCTTCAGAAAATATGATGGTGAGTTGGTTTGGTATGATTTTAGCAGCAAGACGATTAAGGAAATTGGTATCAAGGGAGAGTTTTGTTACAGCCAAACTGTAATATTGTGA
- the LOC107619306 gene encoding F-box/kelch-repeat protein At3g06240-like isoform X3 has product MASLNKKQVSMIDTTTSIKVLLWTPKTKEFKVVPPSLTAEPELRFQITITGFGYDHVTDDYKLIQNVLVHALNNDYAEVNPPLPGQFWQIYSVKSNCWRNLDLEMTCDVFPQSVGLAVYLNGVCHWLAIEDNNQEPYDTEVLLVSFDMSSEMFVTTPISRYNHHDFCDRYLVVLKESVAVISTFEDNNCFDVSILGEAGVKESWVKLFTVGLPTCVDHPIGAGKNGDIFFRKYDGELVWYDFSSKTIKEIGIKGEFCYSQTVIL; this is encoded by the exons ATGGCTTCATTGAATAAGAAG CAAGTCTCTATGATAGACACAACCACCAGCATCAAAGTATTATTATGGACCCCGAAAACTAAGGAATTTAAGGTTGTTCCTCCTTCTCTTACTGCTGAGCCTGAACTACGGTTTCAGATAACAATCACTGGTTTTGGTTATGATCATGTGACGGATGACTATAAGCTAATTCAAAATGTGCTTGTACATGCATTAAATAATGATTATGCAGAAGTAAATCCACCTCTTCCTGGTCAATTTTGGCAAATTTATAGTGTAAAAAGTAATTGTTGGAGGAACCTTGATCTTGAAATGACATGTGATGTGTTTCCACAATCAGTCGGTCTAGCTGTGTACTTGAACGGAGTATGCCATTGGTTGGCCATTGAAGATAATAATCAAGAGCCATATGACACAGAAGTGTTACTTGTGTCATTTGACATGAGCAGTGAGATGTTTGTTACTACACCGATCAGTCGATATAACCATCATGATTTTTGTGATAGATATTTGGTGGTGCTCAAAGAATCTGTTGCTGTAATTTCAACGTTTGAAGATAATAATTGCTTTGACGTATCAATTTTGGGTGAAGCTGGTGTTAAGGAATCATGGGTCAAACTTTTCACCGTTGGCCTGCCAACTTGTGTTGATCATCCTATTGGTGCTGGGAAGAATGGTGACATATTCTTCAGAAAATATGATGGTGAGTTGGTTTGGTATGATTTTAGCAGCAAGACGATTAAGGAAATTGGTATCAAGGGAGAGTTTTGTTACAGCCAAACTGTAATATTGTGA
- the LOC107634573 gene encoding replication protein A 70 kDa DNA-binding subunit B isoform X2, with protein MAKSVSPDAISTLLANPTPDSSSDLPEIVVQVLDLKQSGNRYMFSASDGKLKLRAILPSSQYSDVLSGKIQNLGLIRILDYTLNDIPNKSEKYLIVTKCEPVSPALESEIKSEVKNEGGGIVLKPKQDSAVKIEGGIVLKPKQEVVSKSAAQIVHEQHRNVAPAARMGKVYYISKGTLKVANKQFKTVQNDYEMTLNENSEVEEAANEASFVPETKFSFVPIDQLGPYVNKSELVDVVGVVQNVSPTMSIRRKSNNETIPKRDITIADETKKTVVVSLWNDLATNIGQELLDMADKSPVVAIKSLRVGDFQGVSLSAISKSVIKIDPEIPEAKKLRCWYDSEGKDATMASVGSGSSPSSMNGSRSVYSDRVSLSYITSNLSLGEDKPAFFSLRGYISFIKPDQAMWYRACKTCNKKVTESIGAGYWCEGCQKNDEQCSLRYIMVVKVADESGEAYVSVFNEEAEKIVGCSADELDTLKSQEGEDNPFQLKLKQATWVPHLFRVSVSQNEYNNEKRQRITAKTVVPVDFAAESRLLLEDISKMRASQ; from the exons ATGGCGAAATCCGTGAGCCCCGACGCCATTTCCACTCTGCTTGCAAATCCAACACCGGATTCCTCCTCTGATCTTCCCGAAATCGTTGTGCAAGTCCTCGATCTCAAGCAAAGTGGCAACAGATACAT GTTTAGTGCTAGTGATGGAAAATTGAAGCTGAGGGCGATTTTGCCCTCGAGTCAGTACTCTGATGTGCTCTCTGGCAAGATTCAGAACCTCGGCCTTATTCGAATCCTTGATTACACTCTCAATGATATCCCCAACAAATCTGAAAA GTATCTTATTGTTACCAAATGCGAACCTGTGTCTCCTGCTCTTGAATCAGAGATAAAGAGCGAGGTGAAAAATGAAGGTGGTGGCATTGTTCTGAAGCCGAAGCAAGACAGTGCGGTCAAGATTGAAGGTGGGATTGTGTTGAAGCCAAAGCAGGAAGTGGTGTCAAAATCTGCTGCTCAGATTGTGCATGAACAGCATAGAAA TGTTGCACCTGCTGCGAGAA TGGGAAAGGTTTACTACATATCAAAGGGTACTTTGAAAGTTGCTAACAAGCAGTTCAAAACTGTACAAAATGACTATGAAATGACACTGAATGAGAATTCTGAGGTAGAGGAAGCTGCCAATGAAGCAAGTTTTGTTCCTGAAACAAAATTCAGCTTTGTTCCAATTGATCAGTTGGGTCCTTATGTCAACAAATCTGAACTTGTTG ATGTTGTTGGAGTTGTTCAGAATGTATCTCCAACTATGAGCATAAGAAGGAAGAGCAACAATGAAACTATTCCAAAGCGTGACATTACTATTGCTGATGAAAC GAAGAAGACAGTAGTGGTGTCACTGTGGAATGATCTCGCAACTAACATAGGTCAAGAGTTGCTGGACATGGCTGATAAATCTCCAGTAGTTGCAATTAAGTCTCTTCGGGTTGGGGATTTCCAAG GTGTTTCTTTGTCAGCTATAAGCAAAAGTGTAATTAAGATTGATCCAGAGATACCTGAAGCAAAGAAACTTAGATGCTG GTATGACTCTGAAGGCAAAGATGCTACAATGGCTTCTGTTGGCTCTGGCTCGAGTCCTTCATCCATGAATGGAAGTAGATCTGTGTACTCTGATCGTGTTTCACTTTCTTACATAACTTCGAACCTGTCATTGGGAGAAGACAAG CCTGCATTTTTCAGCCTTAGAGGATACATAAGCTTCATAAAGCCAGATCAAGCAATGTGGTACCGTGCTTGCAAAACTTGCAACAAGAAAGTCACTGAGAGCATTGGTGCTGGGTATTGGTGTGAAGGTTGCCAGAAAAATGATGAACAATGTAGTTTAAG ATACATTATGGTTGTAAAAGTTGCTGATGAAAGTGGGGAGGCTTATGTCTCAGTCTTCAATGAAGAAGCTGAGAAGATTGTTGGGTGCTCTGCTGATGAACTAGACACCTTAAAATCTCAG GAGGGAGAAGATAACCCTTTTCAACTGAAACTGAAACAAGCTACTTGGGTTCCTCATCTTTTCCGGGTTAGCGTTTCTCAAAACGAGTATAACAATGAGAAGAGGCAAAGGATCACAGCCAAGACCGTTGTTCCTGTTGACTTTGCTGCTGAGTCAAGACTTCTCTTGGAAGATATATCAAAGATGAGAGCTTCACAATaa
- the LOC107634573 gene encoding replication protein A 70 kDa DNA-binding subunit B isoform X1, whose translation MAKSVSPDAISTLLANPTPDSSSDLPEIVVQVLDLKQSGNRYMFSASDGKLKLRAILPSSQYSDVLSGKIQNLGLIRILDYTLNDIPNKSEKYLIVTKCEPVSPALESEIKSEVKNEGGGIVLKPKQDSAVKIEGGIVLKPKQEVVSKSAAQIVHEQHRNVAPAARMAMTRRVRPLVSLNPYQGNWTIKVSVTSKGNMRTYKNARGEGCVFNVELTDEDGTQIQATMFNDAARKFYDKFVLGKVYYISKGTLKVANKQFKTVQNDYEMTLNENSEVEEAANEASFVPETKFSFVPIDQLGPYVNKSELVDVVGVVQNVSPTMSIRRKSNNETIPKRDITIADETKKTVVVSLWNDLATNIGQELLDMADKSPVVAIKSLRVGDFQGVSLSAISKSVIKIDPEIPEAKKLRCWYDSEGKDATMASVGSGSSPSSMNGSRSVYSDRVSLSYITSNLSLGEDKPAFFSLRGYISFIKPDQAMWYRACKTCNKKVTESIGAGYWCEGCQKNDEQCSLRYIMVVKVADESGEAYVSVFNEEAEKIVGCSADELDTLKSQEGEDNPFQLKLKQATWVPHLFRVSVSQNEYNNEKRQRITAKTVVPVDFAAESRLLLEDISKMRASQ comes from the exons ATGGCGAAATCCGTGAGCCCCGACGCCATTTCCACTCTGCTTGCAAATCCAACACCGGATTCCTCCTCTGATCTTCCCGAAATCGTTGTGCAAGTCCTCGATCTCAAGCAAAGTGGCAACAGATACAT GTTTAGTGCTAGTGATGGAAAATTGAAGCTGAGGGCGATTTTGCCCTCGAGTCAGTACTCTGATGTGCTCTCTGGCAAGATTCAGAACCTCGGCCTTATTCGAATCCTTGATTACACTCTCAATGATATCCCCAACAAATCTGAAAA GTATCTTATTGTTACCAAATGCGAACCTGTGTCTCCTGCTCTTGAATCAGAGATAAAGAGCGAGGTGAAAAATGAAGGTGGTGGCATTGTTCTGAAGCCGAAGCAAGACAGTGCGGTCAAGATTGAAGGTGGGATTGTGTTGAAGCCAAAGCAGGAAGTGGTGTCAAAATCTGCTGCTCAGATTGTGCATGAACAGCATAGAAA TGTTGCACCTGCTGCGAGAATGGCCATGACGCGTAGGGTGCGTCCTCTTGTTTCATTGAACCCTTATCAGGGTAATTGGACTATCAAGGTTAGTGTTACGAGCAAAGGGAACATGCGCACCTATAAGAATGCTCGAGGAGAAGGTTGTGTCTTTAATGTGGAGTTGACAGATGAAGAT GGCACACAGATTCAAGCAACCATGTTTAATGATGCTGCAAGGAAGTTCTATGACAAGTTTGTTTTGGGAAAGGTTTACTACATATCAAAGGGTACTTTGAAAGTTGCTAACAAGCAGTTCAAAACTGTACAAAATGACTATGAAATGACACTGAATGAGAATTCTGAGGTAGAGGAAGCTGCCAATGAAGCAAGTTTTGTTCCTGAAACAAAATTCAGCTTTGTTCCAATTGATCAGTTGGGTCCTTATGTCAACAAATCTGAACTTGTTG ATGTTGTTGGAGTTGTTCAGAATGTATCTCCAACTATGAGCATAAGAAGGAAGAGCAACAATGAAACTATTCCAAAGCGTGACATTACTATTGCTGATGAAAC GAAGAAGACAGTAGTGGTGTCACTGTGGAATGATCTCGCAACTAACATAGGTCAAGAGTTGCTGGACATGGCTGATAAATCTCCAGTAGTTGCAATTAAGTCTCTTCGGGTTGGGGATTTCCAAG GTGTTTCTTTGTCAGCTATAAGCAAAAGTGTAATTAAGATTGATCCAGAGATACCTGAAGCAAAGAAACTTAGATGCTG GTATGACTCTGAAGGCAAAGATGCTACAATGGCTTCTGTTGGCTCTGGCTCGAGTCCTTCATCCATGAATGGAAGTAGATCTGTGTACTCTGATCGTGTTTCACTTTCTTACATAACTTCGAACCTGTCATTGGGAGAAGACAAG CCTGCATTTTTCAGCCTTAGAGGATACATAAGCTTCATAAAGCCAGATCAAGCAATGTGGTACCGTGCTTGCAAAACTTGCAACAAGAAAGTCACTGAGAGCATTGGTGCTGGGTATTGGTGTGAAGGTTGCCAGAAAAATGATGAACAATGTAGTTTAAG ATACATTATGGTTGTAAAAGTTGCTGATGAAAGTGGGGAGGCTTATGTCTCAGTCTTCAATGAAGAAGCTGAGAAGATTGTTGGGTGCTCTGCTGATGAACTAGACACCTTAAAATCTCAG GAGGGAGAAGATAACCCTTTTCAACTGAAACTGAAACAAGCTACTTGGGTTCCTCATCTTTTCCGGGTTAGCGTTTCTCAAAACGAGTATAACAATGAGAAGAGGCAAAGGATCACAGCCAAGACCGTTGTTCCTGTTGACTTTGCTGCTGAGTCAAGACTTCTCTTGGAAGATATATCAAAGATGAGAGCTTCACAATaa